The Desulfosalsimonas propionicica genome has a segment encoding these proteins:
- a CDS encoding NAD(+)/NADH kinase yields MKQIGLFVKQDSAAQKTADAFEKWLQKKNVAVIRQNAFQPQLGLQTDRDTGVNPETMLCVFVLGGDGTFLSASRWIGEASIPMIGVKFGDIGFLAEIAEDSLFTAAQTVLDRDFEVESRARLKVRIFSQGRLCVEETVLNDVVINKGALARLANIETCIDDHYLTTYRSDGLIVSTPTGSTAYCLAAGGPVVHPAVEGILVTPICPFTLTNRVLIVPATSRIQIRLGEKAADIVATFDGQQGLEIAPTDTLLIEKSPSPLKLIKLPGHNYFDILKAKLRWSGGRI; encoded by the coding sequence GTGAAACAGATCGGATTATTCGTCAAGCAGGATTCAGCAGCCCAGAAAACAGCTGATGCTTTTGAAAAATGGCTGCAGAAAAAAAATGTGGCGGTTATACGCCAGAATGCCTTTCAGCCGCAGCTGGGTCTTCAGACAGACCGGGACACAGGGGTGAACCCCGAGACCATGTTATGCGTATTCGTGCTGGGCGGCGACGGCACCTTTTTGAGCGCATCGCGCTGGATCGGTGAAGCCAGTATTCCCATGATCGGCGTGAAGTTCGGCGATATCGGGTTTCTTGCCGAAATCGCAGAGGACTCCCTTTTTACTGCGGCTCAGACTGTGCTTGACCGGGATTTTGAGGTTGAATCCCGGGCCCGGCTCAAGGTGCGCATTTTCAGTCAGGGCAGGTTATGTGTGGAGGAAACGGTTTTAAATGACGTGGTGATCAATAAGGGAGCCCTGGCAAGACTGGCCAATATTGAAACCTGCATTGATGATCATTATCTGACAACCTATCGCAGCGACGGGCTCATTGTCTCCACCCCCACGGGTTCAACCGCCTATTGCCTGGCAGCGGGCGGGCCGGTGGTGCATCCGGCTGTGGAGGGCATTCTGGTGACCCCGATCTGCCCCTTTACCCTGACCAACAGGGTTTTGATCGTGCCGGCCACCTCAAGGATCCAGATCCGTCTCGGGGAAAAGGCCGCAGATATCGTGGCCACATTTGACGGCCAGCAGGGTCTGGAAATTGCGCCCACCGATACCCTTCTCATTGAAAAAAGCCCATCTCCCCTAAAGTTGATCAAGCTTCCGGGTCACAATTATTTTGATATCCTGAAGGCCAAGCTTCGGTGGAGCGGCGGCCGGATATAA
- a CDS encoding methyltransferase, protein MHPPDAILERTRQFMTSRIILTAAQLDIFTLLEKQPDSANSLFLQLGVDPRALTRLLDALVAAEILDKKKGIYHNTGQSTLLSANHPETVRPMVLHMAEIWDTWSHLTEVVKKGEKPDLVPMTEKDSQTLEDFIGAMHVAGRQMAADIAADLDLSGYKKLLDIGGASGTYTIAFLNKAPGLSAIVFDLPRVLPMAESRIAENQMADRVELRAGDYNTDEMPADCDLALLSAIIHQNSPEQNRSLYTRICQALEPGGTILIRDHIMDEDRTKPPGGAIFAINMLVNTRGGDTYTFSEVKSDLEQAGFTDVAMAREGKSMDCVVMAVKPS, encoded by the coding sequence GTGCACCCGCCAGATGCCATTCTCGAACGCACCCGGCAGTTTATGACAAGCCGGATTATTTTGACCGCAGCCCAGCTCGACATTTTCACCCTTTTGGAAAAGCAGCCGGATTCCGCAAACAGTCTGTTTCTGCAGCTGGGTGTGGACCCCCGGGCCCTGACCCGGCTTCTTGACGCCCTGGTGGCCGCAGAGATTCTGGACAAAAAAAAGGGAATTTATCACAACACCGGACAGTCCACGCTGCTCAGCGCCAATCATCCGGAAACCGTCCGGCCCATGGTCCTGCACATGGCCGAGATCTGGGATACCTGGTCCCATCTCACCGAAGTGGTTAAAAAAGGCGAAAAGCCCGACCTGGTGCCCATGACCGAAAAAGACAGCCAGACCCTGGAAGATTTTATCGGGGCCATGCACGTGGCGGGACGGCAAATGGCCGCAGACATTGCCGCAGACCTGGATCTCAGTGGTTATAAAAAACTGCTGGATATCGGCGGGGCGTCGGGCACCTACACCATTGCATTTTTAAACAAGGCCCCCGGGCTTTCGGCCATCGTGTTTGACCTGCCCAGGGTGCTTCCCATGGCAGAGTCCAGAATTGCGGAAAATCAAATGGCCGACCGGGTGGAACTGCGTGCGGGCGATTATAACACCGATGAGATGCCGGCCGACTGCGACCTGGCCCTGCTGTCGGCCATTATCCACCAAAACAGTCCCGAGCAGAACCGCTCGCTCTACACCCGCATCTGCCAAGCCCTGGAGCCCGGCGGGACAATCCTGATACGGGATCACATCATGGACGAAGACAGAACCAAGCCCCCGGGCGGGGCCATCTTTGCCATCAACATGCTGGTCAACACCCGGGGAGGTGACACCTATACCTTCTCAGAGGTCAAAAGCGACCTGGAGCAGGCCGGATTTACAGATGTTGCCATGGCGCGCGAGGGCAAATCCATGGATTGCGTGGTCATGGCTGTCAAACCGTCGTAA